The following coding sequences lie in one Musa acuminata AAA Group cultivar baxijiao chromosome BXJ3-1, Cavendish_Baxijiao_AAA, whole genome shotgun sequence genomic window:
- the LOC135629673 gene encoding pyruvate kinase isozyme A, chloroplastic-like yields the protein MMDTEGSEIHMGDLGGAASAKAEDGEIWTFSVRAFNSPLPEHTIHVNYDGFAEDVKVGDELLVDGGMVRFEVIEKISPDVKCHCTDPGLLLPRANLTFWRLVQM from the exons ATGATGGATACTGAGGGCAGTGAGATCCACATGGGTGACCTTGGTGGCGCTGCCTCTGCTAAGGCCGAG GATGGTGAAATTTGGACATTTAGTGTAAGAGCTTTTAACTCACCTCTTCCAGAACATACGATCCATGTGAATTATGATGGCTTTGCTGAAG ATGTAAAAGTGGGTGACGAACTTCTTGTGGATGGAGGAATGGTCAGGTTTGAGGTGATTGAGAAGATTAGTCCAGATGTGAAGTGTCACTGCACCGATCCTGGGTTGCTACTACCACGCGCTAATCTTACATTCTGGAGATTGGTCCAGATGTGA